Proteins encoded in a region of the Triticum dicoccoides isolate Atlit2015 ecotype Zavitan chromosome 3A, WEW_v2.0, whole genome shotgun sequence genome:
- the LOC119267597 gene encoding uncharacterized protein LOC119267597, with amino-acid sequence MQRSLAVGIKSENNGKRDYTGTGTVPSLHKQDSKILTKKTIKLLDAPPCPKRPKLEPTQTTRGAEVKGHESLPHKIVPEMVRCTASEKSGLLKQRRISDAKRIDKKNARSGVRSKYDCFTLKSGLGNHDSSFVGNGMLGAHGLKSDIRDITNHIENLTLSELLDGTYKYSSLGREKGKKVLHTKDELLVSVRKAFFMLSDMDSSPGKDGNLTPSPRLHSATTSSSDIKDQCSDKPSSLIKDPLQTEVCNVCPKDILSRLTLPQGHDLDSLLSAGSESSATGPSMTTHGASLPPFTWSHSQAGVYRPSVDSGKHGSSRSNSHWQWLRVGSYPTAQDYEDLPVHQIDDLLQEMDMAKSSIIDSCSRQSNLCCTESTSGSLGQTIYSRKTESEHGPQQLHPLDHVGSSDSFRRNDSERSLLKACQASRKILCAAETLCDMRRSTEGWSPQVYSNGTINLPKSPPDKVKARKPSSPFGTAESSSGSRNSDPARSGNHSTKKVVDRKNDSAACMSNPGKGLIRWPVPIEDAVSPVKPEKGLMLDMRQNHSNAARHPIHVSSQARLEKEYENQQKLRKATLASSLGSGDWNKERNRRL; translated from the exons ATGCAGAGATCTCTCGCTGTTGGCATTAAGTCTGAGAACAATGGCAAGCGGGATTACACTGGAACTGGTACTGTTCCATCCTTGCATAAGCAAGATAGCAAGATACTGACCAAAAAGACCATAAAGTTGTTGGATGCACCACCTTGTCCAAAAAGGCCAAAGCTAGAGCCAACTCAAACCACTAGAGGTGCTGAAGTTAAGGGCCATGAATCGCTGCCACATAAGATTGTTCCTGAAATGGTACGATGCACAGCATCTG AAAAATCTGGGTTGCTAAAGCAGAGGCGCATTTCTGATGCGAAGAGAATTGACAAGAAGAATGCTAGGTCTGGTGTCAGATCTAAATATGATTGTTTCACATTAAAGTCTGGTTTAGGAAATCATGATTCCAGTTTCGTGGGAAATGGCATGCTTG GGGCACATGGCCTGAAATCTGATATCCGTGACATCACGAATCACATTGAGAACCTGACATTGAGCGAACTTCTCGATGGCACTTACAAATATTCCAGCTTAGGAAGAGAAAAAGGAAAGAAGGTACTGCACACAAAAGATGAACTCCTAGTCTCTGTCAGAAAAGCTTTTTTTATGCTATCTGACATGGACAGTAGTCCTGGAAAAGATGGTAATTTGACTCCTAGTCCTAGGCTGCATTCAGCAACCACCTCAAGCTCTGATATCAAAGATCAGTGTAGTGACAAACCGTCCTCTTTGATTAAG GATCCTTTACAAACTGAGGTCTGCAATGTTTGCCCAAAGGACATCCTAAGCCGTTTAACACTTCCCCAAGGACATGATCTTGATTCTCTTTTATCAGCTGGAAGCGAGAGCTCAGCTACAGGGCCTTCCATGACAACTCATGGAGCTAGTTTGCCACCATTTACTTGGTCACACTCACAAGCTGGGGTTTACCGACCGAGCGTTGACTCTGGTAAACATGGGTCAAGTAGGAGTAACTCCCATTGGCAGTGGTTGAGAGTTGGATCATATCCAACCGCTCAGGATTACGAAGATTTACCTGTCCATCAAATTGATGATCTTCTTCAGGAAATGGATATGGCAAAGTCATCTATCATTGATTCATGTAGCAGACAATCTAATTTATGCTGCACGGAATCAACTTCTGGATCCCTCGGACAAACTATTTACTCAAGAAAAACTGAAAGCGAGCATGGTCCGCAGCAACTGCATCCACTAGACCATGTGGGCTCCTCAGATAGCTTCCGGAGGAATGACAGTGAACGTTCTCTTCTGAAAGCATGTCAAG CATCACGGAAGATATTGTGCGCAGCTGAGACCCTATGTGATATGAGAAGAAGCACGGAAGGGTGGAGTCCCCAAGTATATAGCAATGGGACAATAAATTTGCCAAAGTCACCTCCTGATAAGGTGAAAGCCCGTAAGCCGTCATCACCGTTTGGTACAGCTGAGAGCTCCTCGGGCTCTCGGAATAGTGATCCAGCTCGCAGCGGAAACCATTCTACCAAGAAAGTGGTCGATAGGAAGAACGATTCTGCTGCGTGCATGAGCAATCCAGGGAAAGGGCTTATTAGGTGGCCTGTTCCTATTGAAGATGCTGTATCTCCTGTCAAACCCGAGAAGGGCCTTATGCTTGATATGAGACAAAACCACAGCAATGCCGCAAGGCATCCGATTCATGTATCGTCTCAGGCACGGCTTGAGAAGGAATACGAGAACCAGCAGAAACTGAGGAAAGCAACATTGGCCTCGTCTCTAGGATCGGGAGACTGGAATAAGGAGAGGAACAGGAGATTGTGA